A window from Shimia isoporae encodes these proteins:
- a CDS encoding SPOR domain-containing protein → MADQPQKIGAKTALRAGTAFLALSLILSACTEGEGFTFGKGPDSEASSSATSASGTTKLVERDVEAPEVFSVSEAGLWDGRPSLGGVWAAHPDVGDPERVIIRNQSNGKFVIGALFRREREIPGPRIQISSDAAEALGMLAGQPVELNVTALRREEVAPEPEVTEAETVAEVADVEEAPLEPIAAASAAIAAAEASETAAAPAAAPTATPAAQSEVAPKPTSTSLSKPYVQIGIFSVESNAQNAAKQMEAAGLTPLIKKTTSGSKTFWRVIVGPATSRSDLKAMIKKVHGTGFTDAYAVTN, encoded by the coding sequence ATGGCGGACCAACCACAGAAAATCGGCGCGAAAACGGCGCTGAGAGCCGGTACAGCGTTTCTCGCGCTCAGCCTGATCCTGTCTGCCTGTACCGAGGGCGAGGGTTTCACTTTCGGAAAAGGCCCAGATAGCGAAGCATCTTCAAGTGCCACCAGCGCTTCCGGCACAACAAAACTTGTCGAACGAGACGTCGAAGCACCAGAAGTGTTTTCTGTGTCAGAAGCCGGTCTTTGGGACGGCCGCCCGTCACTCGGTGGTGTCTGGGCCGCACACCCTGACGTTGGCGACCCCGAACGCGTTATCATCCGCAACCAATCCAACGGCAAGTTCGTCATTGGTGCGCTGTTCCGCCGAGAACGTGAAATTCCCGGCCCGCGGATTCAGATTTCATCGGACGCAGCCGAAGCTCTCGGCATGCTGGCTGGTCAGCCGGTCGAGCTAAACGTGACGGCCCTCCGCCGCGAAGAAGTCGCACCGGAACCGGAAGTCACCGAGGCCGAAACTGTGGCCGAAGTCGCCGACGTTGAAGAGGCACCATTGGAACCCATCGCAGCAGCGAGTGCTGCCATCGCGGCGGCGGAAGCCAGTGAAACCGCTGCCGCCCCTGCCGCGGCACCCACGGCAACACCGGCGGCCCAATCTGAAGTGGCGCCCAAACCGACATCTACGTCGCTCAGCAAACCCTATGTACAGATCGGCATTTTCTCGGTGGAATCCAACGCCCAAAACGCTGCAAAGCAAATGGAAGCCGCCGGCCTGACGCCGCTGATCAAGAAAACCACATCGGGTTCCAAAACCTTCTGGCGGGTGATTGTCGGGCCAGCCACGAGCAGATCCGACCTGAAAGCGATGATCAAGAAAGTCCACGGCACAGGCTTTACCGACGCCTATGCCGTCACCAACTAA
- a CDS encoding recombinase family protein, with the protein MSLTRKIRCAIYTRKSSEEGLDQDFNSLDAQHEACAACIASQKHEGWKLLPTRYDDGGKSGGTLERPALQQLLADIKAGLIDMVVVYKIDRLTRSLADFARLVDQFEEADCSFVSVTQAFNTSSSMGRLTLNVLLSFAQFEREVTAERIRDKIAASKKKGLWMGGVPPLGYDAHPDPNRRELVVNDAEAETVRRVFDSYDELECLNAVMRQSEAEGLISKRHVFSTGRVQGGRPFSRGQIYHILRNPTYLGRIRHKDKSFPGQHAAIIEQRQWDRVQDKLEAAAMRRRGGAGSERATSATPTAPLLGKLRDETGDILTPSHTQKGRQRHHYYVSNRLISGKPDPTGWRLPAKALEKAVASAIANHLQLAARYHQVLTRANALQSSAASDRVHSLAHDIENGGMKVATAFLKSGAITDGRLQLHLAPDALAKQQGLPGVDLHETLCTIDVPFTIRRRGVEMKIVAGEMQTTPDATLIRALKNAHDWVTQMKAGTSVKHIAAATSISESYITRIIPMAFLSPRIQQAILSGSHPAELTLETIARSKIPMDWSAQEHLFGFA; encoded by the coding sequence ATGAGCCTGACACGTAAGATCCGTTGCGCCATCTACACCCGCAAATCTTCCGAGGAAGGGCTGGATCAGGACTTCAACTCGCTGGATGCCCAGCATGAAGCCTGTGCCGCATGTATCGCCAGCCAGAAGCACGAGGGCTGGAAGCTCTTACCCACTCGATATGACGATGGTGGTAAATCCGGCGGCACATTGGAGCGCCCCGCGTTGCAGCAGCTGCTGGCCGACATCAAAGCTGGCCTCATTGACATGGTGGTCGTCTACAAGATTGACCGTCTGACCCGCTCATTGGCCGACTTCGCCAGGCTGGTCGATCAGTTCGAAGAAGCCGACTGTTCCTTTGTTTCTGTGACCCAGGCCTTCAACACCTCGTCCTCCATGGGGCGTCTTACCCTCAACGTGCTGTTGTCCTTCGCCCAGTTCGAGCGGGAAGTCACCGCTGAACGCATCCGTGACAAGATCGCCGCCTCCAAAAAGAAGGGCCTCTGGATGGGGGGCGTGCCACCACTGGGCTATGATGCCCACCCGGATCCCAATCGCCGGGAACTGGTTGTGAATGATGCAGAGGCAGAAACAGTTCGGCGGGTGTTTGACTCTTACGACGAACTGGAATGCCTCAACGCCGTCATGCGACAGAGCGAGGCCGAAGGTCTGATCTCCAAGCGCCACGTGTTCTCCACGGGCCGGGTGCAGGGAGGCCGCCCCTTTAGTCGCGGCCAGATCTATCACATCCTGCGCAACCCCACATATCTTGGGCGCATCCGTCACAAGGACAAGTCTTTCCCCGGGCAACACGCGGCGATCATCGAGCAAAGGCAATGGGATCGTGTGCAGGATAAACTTGAGGCTGCCGCCATGCGCCGCCGTGGTGGAGCTGGATCAGAGCGGGCAACATCGGCCACCCCAACCGCACCCTTGCTTGGCAAGTTGCGCGACGAGACCGGCGACATCCTGACCCCGTCTCACACACAGAAGGGTCGCCAGCGTCACCACTACTACGTCTCGAACCGCCTGATCTCGGGCAAGCCCGACCCCACCGGCTGGCGTCTTCCGGCAAAGGCACTGGAGAAGGCAGTGGCCTCCGCCATCGCAAATCACCTGCAATTGGCGGCCCGATACCATCAGGTTTTAACCCGCGCAAACGCCCTTCAATCTTCGGCCGCCTCTGACAGGGTACATAGTCTGGCCCACGATATTGAAAATGGCGGCATGAAGGTAGCCACCGCTTTCCTCAAATCCGGCGCCATCACCGATGGCCGCTTGCAACTTCATCTCGCGCCCGACGCACTCGCAAAACAGCAGGGCCTTCCCGGGGTCGACCTGCATGAGACTCTTTGCACCATCGATGTGCCCTTCACCATCCGACGGCGGGGTGTCGAGATGAAGATCGTCGCGGGCGAGATGCAGACCACGCCCGACGCCACCCTGATCCGGGCGCTGAAGAATGCCCATGACTGGGTCACACAGATGAAGGCCGGCACATCGGTCAAACACATCGCCGCCGCAACCTCCATCTCGGAAAGCTACATCACCCGCATCATCCCGATGGCGTTTCTGTCGCCCCGCATCCAACAGGCCATCCTGTCCGGATCACACCCAGCTGAGCTGACGCTCGAAACCATCGCCCGTAGCAAGATACCGATGGACTGGTCGGCCCAGGAGCACCTCTTTGGATTCGCATAA
- a CDS encoding DUF2924 domain-containing protein — protein MTLPPPGEIASLDRDALSDAWREALGSVPPPRMSQTFMRRVLSFEAQAQQQGGLPKAVQKALRKEAGKARATKTPQTTLKLGGRLLREWNGVTHVVDVTEGGFLWNGDTYRSLSIIARTITGSHWSGPRFFGLTRKGVSK, from the coding sequence ATGACCCTGCCACCTCCGGGAGAGATCGCCAGCCTGGATCGCGACGCACTGTCCGACGCCTGGCGCGAGGCACTTGGAAGTGTCCCGCCGCCGCGCATGAGCCAAACTTTCATGCGCCGGGTGTTGAGTTTCGAGGCACAAGCGCAACAGCAAGGGGGATTGCCCAAAGCTGTGCAGAAGGCATTGCGCAAAGAGGCCGGCAAAGCACGCGCGACAAAAACACCCCAGACCACCCTCAAACTCGGTGGGCGGCTGCTTCGGGAATGGAACGGGGTCACCCATGTGGTCGATGTCACCGAAGGCGGGTTTCTCTGGAATGGAGACACATACCGCTCCCTCTCGATCATTGCCCGCACCATCACCGGCAGCCACTGGTCCGGCCCACGCTTCTTTGGCCTGACACGGAAAGGAGTTTCCAAATGA